One window of Candidatus Hydrothermales bacterium genomic DNA carries:
- a CDS encoding slipin family protein, producing the protein MIWIFLLFLAFMLLASAIKVLNEYERGVIFRLGKFKSVKGPGLVFIIPVIDRMVKVSLRTITMDVPPQDVITKDNVSVKVNAVVYFRVVEPSKAIIEVEDFLYATSQLAQTTLRSVCGQAELDELLAEREKINLRLQQIIDEHTDPWGIKVSMVEVKHIDLPQEMQRAMARQAEAERERRAKIISAEGEFQAAQRLLEAARKIEESPVAIQLRFLQTLSEIATEKASTIVLPIPLELVKPFLKKD; encoded by the coding sequence ATGATTTGGATCTTCTTACTTTTTCTCGCTTTCATGCTTTTAGCCTCTGCGATAAAGGTTTTAAACGAGTATGAGAGAGGAGTAATTTTTAGACTTGGAAAGTTTAAGAGTGTCAAGGGGCCTGGGCTTGTATTTATAATTCCTGTGATAGATAGAATGGTAAAAGTTTCTCTTAGAACCATCACGATGGATGTTCCTCCCCAAGATGTTATAACAAAAGATAATGTCTCAGTGAAGGTGAACGCTGTTGTTTACTTTAGAGTTGTAGAGCCCTCAAAAGCAATAATTGAAGTTGAAGACTTTTTATATGCTACAAGCCAATTAGCACAAACTACTTTAAGAAGTGTTTGTGGACAGGCAGAGCTCGATGAGCTTCTTGCAGAAAGAGAAAAAATAAATTTGAGACTTCAACAGATAATAGATGAGCACACTGATCCCTGGGGTATAAAAGTATCTATGGTTGAAGTAAAGCACATAGATTTACCTCAGGAGATGCAGAGGGCAATGGCAAGACAGGCTGAAGCTGAAAGGGAAAGAAGAGCAAAGATTATTTCAGCTGAAGGAGAGTTTCAAGCAGCTCAGAGGTTACTCGAAGCTGCAAGAAAAATAGAGGAAAGTCCAGTTGCTATTCAGCTTAGATTTTTACAGACCCTTTCTGAAATTGCAACAGAGAAGGCCTCAACAATTGTACTACCAATTCCACTTGAACTTGTTAAACCTTTCCTTAAAAAGGATTAA